The following nucleotide sequence is from Nomascus leucogenys isolate Asia chromosome 13, Asia_NLE_v1, whole genome shotgun sequence.
GCCTCTATGGCAAGGTGGTGACTGCTTCTGCCTTGCCTGGCTCCCCAGCTGCAGCTGCCACCTGCTCATCCCCTTCCCCAGAGCAAAGCTGCTCACCGTCCTCTGAAGGACACATGGTACATGCTCCAGGACTTTAGTCTTTGTTGGGGCAGAGGTCAAAAATCTGCCTGCCCTGTTTGCCTCCTGACCTTGCAGTGTGTCCGCCCATTCTCTGAAACAACCTTCCAACCATTTTCATACTCAGCcctggaggaggggaagaaggcTGGGGTCTGGCCACCACCAGGCCGAGAATATCCCTGGAGTTAAGGGTATTGCAAGCACAGCCATCTGGAACAGCATGTCTCAGGGGTGGGCCTTAGCCCACTGCCCACAGTGCACTGGGCACTTGTTTAAAAACTCAGGAATtcgaggttacagtaagctatgatcacaccactgctctctctagcctgggtgacagagcgagatcatgtctcaattaaaaaagaaaaatggccaggtgtggtggctcacacctgtaatcccagcactttgggaggctgagacagaaggattgcttgaggccaggagttcaagatcagcctgggcaacatagtgagatcccatctctaaaaaaattttaaaagtagctgagcatggtaacatgcacctgtaatcccagctacttgggaggctgaggtgggaagatcacttgagcccagagaaactgaggcacagcagtagtgagctgtgattgtgccactgccctccagcctaggtgacagagcaagaccctatctcaaaaagagaaagaaaaagacaagctcCAGAAGCCTACGGACACCTTCTGGATGAGCATTTCCAGGAGGGTGGGGCCCGGGGATCTGCATTTCATCACCTCTCACCACCCCTGGGGTCAGGGTGAGAGCCACTGCTCTAGGTTCTTGAAGGACAGCTCTGAGCGGGGGTGGGAGAGAGCCAGGGGGCTGTGAGCACCACAGTTAAGATGGTGGAGAGTGGCAGGACGATTATGGGAGCAAAAAGAGGGCTGGCTGGGGGACAGACAGGCATTGATGTCCTTGGATATTCCATGTGACGCTCGTTCAGCTCTCACTTAGGGCCTTGCAGACTTGAGCCAGGGCACATGCTATCCACTATGGTATGTGTTGGGGGGGTCATGGCCGGTCTCTACATCGGCGTTTGGGTGAAGAGTTTATGCAAGTGGATGTGATTAAAATGTGTGGTCGGCCTGTGTCAGCCCACACTCCGTGTCTATGTATCGGTCAGTTGTCAGTGTGTCCGTCTGTACGTGTGTTCATGTCTTTTCCTGGGTGTCTTGAGTCGCTCACCCACCTgcaatgtgtgtgcgtgtgcgtgtgcgtgtgcgtgtgagtgtgtgttccTGAGCCGCCTGGGCCCCTCTTGGCTATAATTCAACCTCTGTGGGTCCCAGGAAGTCAGCATTTGGAGACTTGCTGGGAGCCTGGTGGGGATGGGGCGGCGTTgttgggaggaagagagggaggcaggagtgtGCACTGAGGGCCTGGCACTGCCGCTTCCCTGGGCAGGCGAGTCCCAACACAGGCAGACAGGTAGGGCTGACCTGACAGGTTTCAGAGGCCAGGGGCAATAGGGCGGAGCGTGGCTCTGATTTAGGGTGGCAACAGTTTGGGGgccctgccacacacacagcGAGCGGGCGGGCAGGAGGCGGTTCTGCTGGTCTCTTCTTCCTGCTGCAGCCAGCCCAGCGTGTGGGCCATGGGCCCTGCCGGCGGGTGAGGCAGCCGCGTGGCAGGCATGTTGGgaggcctggggcctgggggccTGGGAGCCCAGGGCATGGCAGGACCCCTGCGGGGCCGGGTGGAGGAGCTGAAGCGGCCGTGGTGGCGGGAGAGCTCACCGCTGGTGCTGCGGCACAGCGAGGCGGCCCGGCTGGCGGCCGACGCCCTCCTGGAGCGGGGTGAGGCTGCCTACCTGCAGGTCGTCTCCGAGGAGCGGGAGCTGCCCTTCCTGAGTGCCCTGGATGTGGACTACATGACCAGCCATGTGCGCGGGGGCCCTGAGCTCAGCGAGGCCCAGGGGCAGGAGGCCTCGGGGCCAGACCGCCTCAGCCTGCTCTCCGAAGTCACCTCAGGCACTTACTTCCCCATGGCCTCTGACATAGACCCCCCAGACCTGGACCTGGGCTGGCCTGAGGTGCCACAGGCCACGGGCTTCAGCCCCACCCAGGCCGTGGTCCACTTCCAGAGGGACAAGGCCAAGAACATCAAGGACCTGCTGCGCTTCCTCTTCAGCCAGGCCCGCACGGTAAGGGCCTCATCTCTCCATcactcatctcacagaggaggaaactgaggtccagagagggaaGAGACCAGCCCAAGGCCATGCAGCAACTTAGGGGCAGAATGAGGACCAGCACCTCTGGCAGTATTAGATTGCAAACTCCTAGAAGGGGGACATCCCATATTTACCTTGGCAACTGCTTGGTACCCAGGAATAGTATGGATGAGCATAGGACAGGGCATGGGTGTCAGGGACTCCACAATCCCCTGAAATGCACACGAAGTGATGCAGGTTGGAGGGAGGAGTCCTCGCTGCATCTTTACCTGGGAAGATGCTCCACTGCCTTAAATCAGATTCTCAAAAAGTTTTATGATCCCCACACTAAGAACTCCAACCTTGGGGAACATCTGAGTCGTCTCCTTCACttatagaagaagaaactgaggccagagaggggcTTGGGACTTGCCCAGGGAGGTCCATATGGTGACATAGAGCTCAGGGCTCGGGGAGACAGGGGCTCTCTGACTTAGGTCCCGGGGAGCAGTCCGGCCCTCCTTACTGGCTCAGGTCCCTAGTTGCCCCCTACCCTCCTGCACCACATCTGCAGCTGGGCCTGAAGCAGGGGAGGGGGCCAGCGTGTGGGCCTCTTTGGCGTGGCCTCGAGGGCTGGGCCTTGGAaccaaggaggaaggaggagaggaggctgcTGGGCTCAGTGATGGGGAGTGGGAGCTCAGGAGAAAGAGAATTGGGAGGGCAGGTAGGGGTGGTCAGCACCCAGAAAGGCTCCGGCCACACACGAGCACAGCTTCCCTTCTGAAGCCCTGGCCTCCGACTCCAGGGGAATGGACGAGATGATCCCTGGCAGGGTCTGAGGTAGAGTTAGGCTCCTGCTGCAGAGATAGGAAGCCAGCATGCTGGAATCCCACCGGTACTTCCAGAGCCTCCCGGGCAAGCCTGCCTGTGCCCCAGGCAGGGGACGGCCAGGCCTGATTGGCATCGGGAATGGGGTTATTAGTGAGGCTGCTGCTGTCGTCCTCCTCACCCCTGCCTCTTTGATCTTTCCTGCCTGTCCTTGTTCCCCAACCCTGGCCAGGCCTGTGCTGTGAACTAGGGCATCCCCCAGTGCCTCGCCTTATCAGCCCCCATTTAGACCCCTCTATCCTGGACCAGGAGCCAGGCTTGTGCACTGGGCTGTCATGACTCCTTGCCCTGCAGCCCAATGTTTATAGAGCTCTGTTATGTCTTGagcattttcacatttaattCCCTGTAACTCTGAGACATGGCTACCATTatctccatttaacagatgaggaaggtgAGCCTTCCAGAGGTGAAGCGACTCACCCAAAGCTGTGTCACCAAGAAGTGGTAGAGTCCAGGTTTGAACCCAGTtctttctgactccagagctggGGTGCTATGCTCTGTACCTCCTGCCTCTCGGACCTGCCTGGGAGAGGAGACTCTCATAGCAGATATATGCCATGGGAAGAAAGGCCAGCTGGGGTCTGGGAGGTGCCAGGAAGGTTTCAGGGGCCTCTTTGAGGCAGTCCTTTATATGGGATGGAGGCAcaagccccagcccagccctcaaCTGAGCAGAAAACTTGGATCCATTTGGCATGGGTGCAAGTAAGGGAGTCTGCAGTGTAAGGGGTCACACCAGACCTCTGTGGCTTCACAGGGAAATTGAGGCAGGGCTGGGAAAGGGCAGTGAAGACCCCAGTAAGTGGCTTGTAGCTCTGACCCTGGAGAAGGGAGCCTCAGACAGACAGTCCCTGGGTCAGAGCTGGGCTGGAGTTAGTCGGGGGAGTGCCAGGAACTTGCCTGGGAATTGGAGTCTGGGTTCTGCTTCTCACCGCTGTCCCATCTGGGGCTCAGTGCAGAGGGAGCATTGGACTAGCACAGCCGATCCACAGTCAtctttgagaatctaatgatgGATAAACACTCGGTGCACAGAAGGATGCACACAAATGCTTTCAAACAGCTAGGGGTTCAAGACAGTCAAATCTGGGCTGGGAtttgactgtaatcccagtgctttaggaggctgaggtgggaggatcgcttgaggccaggagttcaagaccagcttgtgAGACCCCCCgctgtacaaaaaattagaataaaaaaaattagcgaccaggcgtggtggctcatgcctgtaatcccagcactttgggagtccgaggcgggcagatcacaaggtcaggagtttgagaccagcctggccaacatggtgaaactccatctctattaaaaatacagaaaattagctgggcatggtggcggatgcctgaaattccagctacttgagaggctgaggcacaagaatcacttgaatccagaaggcagaggttgcagtgagccgagattgtgccactacactccagcctgggcaacagagtgagactctatctcaaaaaaaaaaaaaagttagccaagtgtagtggcacatgcctataataccagctacttaggaggctgagttgggagggttgcttgagcctgggagttctaGGCAGAagagagctatgatcacaccactgtactgcagcctgggcaacagagtgagacagacactgactcttagaaaaaaagaagaagacagtCAAATCTGCCTGTGCCCAAGTTAAGAAGCCCTGGGCTAGGTCACTGCTAAGTGCTCTTCCTGTTCACTTGTTCTTGAAGGCTCTGGCCTCCTGATTTTCAGTCCAGTGCTCTTTTCCTGGGGCCCAGGTTCCTGCCCCAGGCTTGGCTGGATGTGGGGAGTGCCCTGGGCAGCGCTGAGCTTTCGTGCGCCTCCCCCCGCCCAGGTGGTGGCTGTGGTGATGGACATATTCACTGACATGGAGCTTCTGTGTGACCTCATGGAGGCCTCAAGCCGGCGTGGTGTCCCTGTGTACCTGCTCCTGGCCCAGGAGCACCTGAGGCACTTCCTGGAGATGTGCTACAAGATGGACCTCAATGGGGGGCACCTGCCGGTCAGTGAGGACCAGGGGCAGTAACCAGGGGTGCGGGTGGGGAgtcagggagggcaggggagccAGTGGGTGGCCAGTCAGCACTGGGGGGCAatgggagtggggggtgggtTCCCTTTGCTATCTGGGGTTAGGGACCCCATGGGGCAGAGACATGGCTTGAGCCTCACTCTCTCAAGGTCACCCCCAATCTACTTCCACCTAGAACATGCGTGTGCGGAGCACATGTGGGGACACATACTGCAGCAAGGCTGGCCGCCGCTTCACGGGGCAGGCCCTGGAGAAGTTCATCCTCATCGACTGTGAGCAAGTGGTGGCGGGCAGCTACAGGTGAGCAGGCGCGAGGAGGTGAGGGGGGCCTGGGGCTGCACCACTGGCTGGCATCCATCCCTTCGGACACGGACTGAGCAtatgccatgtgccaggcatcatgccAGGTTCAGGGGAGCGTGTCGGGGGCCAGTCGGCCCTGGAGGAGCTCACTCTAGGGGAATGATTAATACCCTTGGCATAGAAAATGACTATACACATTGGAACTGGAGTGACTTCAGGGAACCTCCCCcaagtccattttacagatggggaagttGGGGCCCTGAGGGCAGCCGTGTGCCCAGGCCCACTAAGCAGGGCTAGGGCAagcacagactctggagtcagagctCTGCCCCTCGCTGTGAGCCCTCGTGGTGGTGGGGTTTGGGTCCAGCGTGCCGGACCAGGTATGCGCCCCTGGCTGTGACTCCTGCCGACCCCCAGGGTCCTGCACTTTGCCTCCTGACccccctgtccctctgtccccagcTTCACCTGGCTTTGCAGCCAGGCCCACACTAGCATGGTGCTGCAGCTGAGAGGCCGCATCGTGGAAGACTTTGACCGGGAGTTCCGCTGTCTGTACGCTGAGTCCCGGCCTGTGGAGGGCTTCTGTGGCAGTGTGGACCTGCTCTCTCCCCGGGCACCGCGTCCTCCCCCTGTGGCTGTAGCCTTCGGGCCTGGCGTCCCAAGCCCCACGTCATCCCCGCCCTCCAGCACCAGCCTCAGCAGCATCAAGCGGTCACCGCTTATGGGTCGCTCCTCCTACCTCACTCTACCAGGAGGTGGTGATTGCAGTGACATGGGTGTGGGGTCCTCGTCCCTGGGTCCCGCCCGCTGTGAGGCCAGTGGCCAGCCCTCCCTACATCGCCAACTGTCAGACCCTAACCACGGCTCCCCTCCTGGGCGCTATAGGGCCAACCTCGGCAAGCTAGGGGCATACCCGTGGTCCCAGTCGTCCCCTGCCCTCAACCATAATAGTACCAGCCCCTTGACCTTGGCAGTGGGGTCACCTCTGCTTCCTCGCTCCCGGCCCCCCCTCCAGTTCCATCGGGGTGTCCCAGCTCTGTCCCGGTTCCCAGAGAATGGGCTCCCAGGAAGCCAAGAGCCCAGCCCCCTGCGGGGTCGATGGGTACCTGGCACAGCCCTGGAGGcagtggaggagaaggagaaggcatCTCCAAGTCAGAGCCGTGGCCAGCTGGATCTCCTTGTCCCCTTCCCCAGAGCCCGAGAAGTGAGAGACCCTGACTCTGGGGTTACCCCAAACTCAGGCCCCTTTCGGCCTGGCGAGCAGGCCCCAGAGGACAGGAGGTTGTCCCCAAGCCAGGCCGACAGCCAGCTGGATCTCCTGTCCCGAGCCCTGGGTACTGGGGGTGCCCCTGAGTTGGGTTCCCTCAGACCTGGTGATTGGGCTCTGGAGGACAGGAGGCTGTCCCTAAACCAAAGCCATGGCCAATCAGACCTCCTGATGCAGTACCCCAAGGCCCAGGGCTCCAGAGTGCCCCTTGAAACCAACTCCTCAGCCAGACCTGCCAGACAGGCTCCAGATGAGCGGCGGCAGACCCTGGGGCACAGCCAGCTGGACCTCATCACAAAGTTCGGCCCATTCCGTGGTGAGGGGCCTGGGCCCAATGGTCTCCCAATACCAAGCCCTGCTCGCATGGCTGGAGTTGGGTCTGGGGATGAGAAACGGCTAACCCTGGGCCACAGCAAGCTGGACCTCATCACCAAGTATCATCAGTTGCAAGGGGCCAGGCAGGGAACCGAGCCTGGGGGTCCCAAGGGTGGCCATCTCAATGGTGGTAACAGTGACCTGGTCAGGGATGAGAAACGGCTGACCCTGGGTCACAGCAAACTGGACCTCATCACTAAGTACAACAAGTCCAAGTTCAAGCAGCTCCGAAGCCGCTTTGAGTCCTAGCCAAAGGACTGGCATGGGGGGTGCACTGGCAAGGGCAGGCCCCTCCTCTGTCCACCGAGACTCTGGACTTGCTCAGGTCCCAGACTGGGGAAGGGTGGTGTCTAGAAACCCAGGTCAGACGCACTCTCTGGGCTCAAGATtcttgtgtatacacacacacacacacacacacacacacacacaccccgaccAGAATCTTCTTGAATCTAGGCTGTGTTTCCAGCCGTGTGCTGGGCCTTTAGAGCTGACAGGTGGGTCACACTCAGACCTGGGGACAGAGGTGAAATGCACAAGCTACTGGAGGAGGGGTCAGAGCCGTATCAAGTTAAAGGTTAACCAGTGACAAAGGGTGTTAGAAAATAAAGGGCAGACAGTCATGGAGAAGGTGGAGTAGTCAAAGTTTCTTAGAGGAGATGGAGGTGGCCTTTGAGCCAGGCCCTGAAGGATGGGGAGGTTTTGGACAGATGGAGGAGAGAGTTAGa
It contains:
- the FAM83C gene encoding protein FAM83C, giving the protein MLGGLGPGGLGAQGMAGPLRGRVEELKRPWWRESSPLVLRHSEAARLAADALLERGEAAYLQVVSEERELPFLSALDVDYMTSHVRGGPELSEAQGQEASGPDRLSLLSEVTSGTYFPMASDIDPPDLDLGWPEVPQATGFSPTQAVVHFQRDKAKNIKDLLRFLFSQARTVVAVVMDIFTDMELLCDLMEASSRRGVPVYLLLAQEHLRHFLEMCYKMDLNGGHLPNMRVRSTCGDTYCSKAGRRFTGQALEKFILIDCEQVVAGSYSFTWLCSQAHTSMVLQLRGRIVEDFDREFRCLYAESRPVEGFCGSVDLLSPRAPRPPPVAVAFGPGVPSPTSSPPSSTSLSSIKRSPLMGRSSYLTLPGGGDCSDMGVGSSSLGPARCEASGQPSLHRQLSDPNHGSPPGRYRANLGKLGAYPWSQSSPALNHNSTSPLTLAVGSPLLPRSRPPLQFHRGVPALSRFPENGLPGSQEPSPLRGRWVPGTALEAVEEKEKASPSQSRGQLDLLVPFPRAREVRDPDSGVTPNSGPFRPGEQAPEDRRLSPSQADSQLDLLSRALGTGGAPELGSLRPGDWALEDRRLSLNQSHGQSDLLMQYPKAQGSRVPLETNSSARPARQAPDERRQTLGHSQLDLITKFGPFRGEGPGPNGLPIPSPARMAGVGSGDEKRLTLGHSKLDLITKYHQLQGARQGTEPGGPKGGHLNGGNSDLVRDEKRLTLGHSKLDLITKYNKSKFKQLRSRFES